One Suncus etruscus isolate mSunEtr1 chromosome 13, mSunEtr1.pri.cur, whole genome shotgun sequence genomic region harbors:
- the SLC35A5 gene encoding probable UDP-sugar transporter protein SLC35A5, translating to METKFCGHPLLCSFSTIYTFLLGILFIALSSSRILLVKYSANEDNKYDYLPTTVNVCSELVKLVFCVLVSFLVIKKGDHQSRRVKWTSRKEFSNFMKWSIPAFLYFLDNLIVFYVLSYLQPAMAVIFSNFSIITTALLFRIVLKRHLTWIQWASLLILFLSIVALTTGTKTSQHNLAGHGFHHDALFSPSNSCLIFQSECPSKDNCTAKEWTFSEAKWNSTARVFSHIRLGLGHVLIIVQCFISSMANIYSEKILKEGNQLTESIFIQNSKLYFFGVLFNGLTLGLQSSNRDQIKNCGFFYGHNAFSVALIFVTASQGLSVAFILKFLDNMFHVLMAQITTVIITTVSVLVFDFRPSLEFFLEAPSVLLSIFIYNASKIQDLEYAPRQERIRDLSGRLWERSSGDGEELERLNKAKSDIESDEDAF from the exons ATGGAAACCAAGTTCTGTGGTCATCCTCTTTTATGTTCCTTTTCAACTATCTATACATTCCTATTAGGTATACTATTTATAGCTTTAAGCTCGAGTCGCATTCTTCTGGTAAAATACTCAGCCAACGAAG ATAACAAATATGATTATCTTCCAACTACTGTCAATGTGTGCTCAGAGCTTGTGAAGCTAGTTTTCTGTGTGCTTGTGTCATTCTTGGTTATAAAGAAAG GAGATCATCAAAGCAGAAGGGTGAAATGGACTTCAAGGAAAGAATTCTCTAATTTCATGAAGTGGTCCATTCctgcctttctttatttcctggATAATTTGATTGTCTTTTATGTCCTTTCCTATCTTCAGCCT gcCATGGCTGTTATCTTCTCAAATTTTAGCATTATAACAACAGCTCTTCTATTCAGGATAGTGCTGAA GAGGCATCTAACCTGGATACAGTGGGCTTCCCTCCTGATCCTATTTTTATCTATTGTGGCCCTCACTACTGGGACTAAAACTTCACAGCATAACCTGGCAGGACATGGATTTCATCATGATGCCTTATTCAGCCCATCCAATTCCTGCCTTATTTTTCAAAGTGAGTGTCCCAGCAAAGACAATTGCACAGCAAAGGAGTGGACTTTTTCTGAAGCTAAGTGGAACTCTACAGCCAGGGTTTTCAGTCACATCCGTCTTGGTTTGGGCCATGTTCTTATAATTGTtcagtgttttatttcttcaatggCCAATATCTATAGTGAGAAGATACTGAAGGAAGGGAACCAACTCACTGAAAGCATCTTCATACAGAACAGCAAACTTTACTTCTTTGGTGTTCTTTTTAATGGACTGACACTTGGTCTTCAGAGCAGTAACCGTGATCAAATTAAGAACTGTGGGTTCTTTTATGGACACAATGCATTTTCTGTAGCCCTTATATTTGTAACTGCATCCCAGGGCCTCTCGGTGGCTTTCATTCTAAAGTTTCTAGATAATATGTTCCATGTCTTGATGGCCCAGATTACTACTGTCATCATCACAACAGTGTCTGTCCTAGTCTTTGACTTTAGGCCCTCCCTGGAATTTTTCTTAGAAGCCCCATCAGTTCTTCtctccatatttatttataatgccAGCAAGATTCAAGATCTGGAATATGCACCTAGGCAAGAAAGGATCCGAGATTTAAGTGGCCGTCTTTGGGAACGCTCCAGTGGG GATGGAGAAGAACTGGAAAGACTTAACAAAGCCAagagtgatattgaatcagaTGAAGATGCTTTCTAA